TCGAATGCTTTACCAGAGTAAATTGGACGAGTGAAGATAACATTTCCACCTTCAACCTCTAAAGCAGTTACGTCAGAAACTAAACCAGCTTCAAGCTTCGCTGCTAATTTTGGTGATAAATCTTTACCAAGTGCTGTATGTCCAAAAACGATACCTTCTGGATTTTCTCCAGCATGTACAGCTAAAAACGCTTGTGCATAACCATCAGATGTATATGATTTTAATTTATCATTTTCAACTGTCACAACGCGATCTGCACCGTAATGAATCAATTCATTTGCAAAAGAGGCAACGCTGTCTCCAATTAGAAGACCTACTACTTCACCGCCTTCTGCAATTGTTTTTGCTGCTGCTACCGCTTCAAAAGAAACGTTACGTAGCGATCCATCACGAACTTCACCCATTACTAATACTTTACGAGCCATAGATTTTCCCTCCTGCATATATAATTTCGTATTTTATTAGATTACTTTCGCTTCTGTATGGAGCAACGATACAAGTTCTTTTACTTGATCTTGCAGCTCGCCTTGTAACACTTTTCCTGCATCTTTCTTAGGAGGCAAATAGATTTCAATTGTTTTTGTCTTTGCTTCCACATCATCTTCTTCTAAATCTAAATCATCTAATTCTAATTCTTCTAGCGGCTTTTTCTTCGCTTTCATAATACCTGGAAGCGATGGATAACGCGGTTCATTTAAACCTTGCTGTGCTGTTACTAAAACTGGTAATGAAGTTGCAATCACTTCTGTATCACCTTCAACATCACGCTCAATCTTCACATTTGTACCGTCAATTTCAAGTTTTGTAATTGTCGTTACATATGGAATATTTAACGCTTCAGCTACGCGTGGCCCTACTTGTCCAGATGCACCATCAATTGCAACGTTTCCGCCTAAAATTAAATCTGCATCTTTATCTTTTAAATACTCAGCAAGTACTTTTGCTGTCGTGAACTGGTCACCATTTTCTACATCATCTTCAATATTAATTAATACCGCTTTATCACAGCCCATTGCTAATGCAGTACGAAGTTCTTTCTCACTATCTTCGCCACCGACTGTTACAACTGTAACTTCTCCACCTTGTGCGTCTCTTACTTGAATTGCTTCTTCAATTGCATATTCATCGTAAGGGTTGATGATGAATTCCGCTTCGCCATCGTAAATTGCACCGTTTTTAATTACGATTTTTTCTTCTGTATCAAATGTTCGTTTCATGAGTACGTAGATGTTCATTCCATTTACCCCCTTGTTTTTCAGAAAGATTCTATCAATTTTAATTTTCTGTTAATTTATATTAAAAAAATAATTGAACTACCTGCCACTAAATGAAGGTTTACGCTTTTCTAAAAATGCGGCTACACCTTCTCTTCCATCTTCACTCGTAAATACTTCACCAAAAATTTGTGATTCACGTTGTACACCTTCATAGTAATGAGACGATTTTGTCGTTTGCAATAACTCTAGTACAGCACGAGTTGTTGCTGGACTTTTTCCAGCAATTTGTTTTGCAACTTTAAGCGTATCATCTAAAAGAGATTCTTCAGAGAACAATCCGTTAACAAGTCCCCACTTTAATGCTTCTGCACCAGTAATTGGTGTACTTGTTAACATCATTTCACAAGCTTTCGCTTTCCCAACATAACGTGGTAAGCGCTGTGTACCTGCAAAGCCAGGAATTAATCCAAGTGTTAATTCAGGTAAACCAAGTTTTGCACTTTCAGTTGCAAAGCGCATGTGGCAAGACATAACAAACTCAAGGCCGCCGCCCATTGCCGCTCCATGAATTGCCGCAATAACTGGTTTTGAACATTTTTCAACACGCTCAAACGTAACTTGTCCAAGCTGTGCTAATTCTGTTGCTTGCTTCGCTTCAGTAACAGATGTAAATTCTTTAATATCTGCTCCTGCTGAGAAGAAACGTCCTTCACCGTGAATAACAACAACACGAATGTTATCATCCTTTTCCACTTGATCAATTAATTCAGTAACGTCATGCATAACTTGTGAAGACATCGCATTCGCTGGTGCGTTATTTAACGTCGCCACCGCGATATGATCTTCAACTCTTACAGATAGGAATTTCAACATGATCCCTCCCATTATTGACGATAACCACAAGCTGCAATAAGTAGCCCGTGTACCGTTTTTGAAAGTGCGACCAGATCATACTTATGATCGCTCATTACCCAATTGGTCACAACTTCATCTACTGTTCCAAAGATCATTTGTCTTGCCACGCGAACATTTAAATCTGCTTGAAATTCACCTTGTTTTATACCAGTCTCTAAAATCTCATCCATAACTTGTAAGTAGCCTTTTAATACTTCATTTATTTTAAGGCGCAAGTCTTGATTGGACTGCCTTAGCTCTAATTGCGTAACGATAGCAAGCGGATCATTTTGCGACAACAGCAAGAAGTGCGTTTCTACCAACATGAATAACTTCGATACAGCGCTTTCAATTCCTGCTGTTTTTTGACGAATTGTTTCGACAAATTCTCCCATCTTCTCTTGGAATAAGGATATTAATATATCTTCTTTATTTTTAAAATATAAATAAATCGTGCCATCAGCTACCCCAGCTTGCTTTGCGATTTTAGAAACTTGCGCTTGGTGGTACCCATTCTCCGCAATCACAATGACTGCCGCATCAATAATTTGATTGTATTTCGGTCTATTTTTCTTCACTTTACTGTCCCCTTCAAGAAGATGACTGAATGAATAGTCATTCATATTCTTATAATACTGACTATTTAGAAAAGTGTCAATCCTATTTTTTCAAAAAGAAAGGGCCTTAGCCCGTTTGCTCATCCTCATTCTTTCTCTTCTCTTCATCTATTAGAACACGGCGTAAAATTTTCCCTACTGTCGTTTTTGGCAATTCATCTCTAAACTCATATACTTTCGGCACTTTATAAGCCGCTAAATATTTACGT
This DNA window, taken from Bacillus cereus ATCC 14579, encodes the following:
- the etfB gene encoding electron transfer flavoprotein subunit beta: MNIYVLMKRTFDTEEKIVIKNGAIYDGEAEFIINPYDEYAIEEAIQVRDAQGGEVTVVTVGGEDSEKELRTALAMGCDKAVLINIEDDVENGDQFTTAKVLAEYLKDKDADLILGGNVAIDGASGQVGPRVAEALNIPYVTTITKLEIDGTNVKIERDVEGDTEVIATSLPVLVTAQQGLNEPRYPSLPGIMKAKKKPLEELELDDLDLEEDDVEAKTKTIEIYLPPKKDAGKVLQGELQDQVKELVSLLHTEAKVI
- a CDS encoding enoyl-CoA hydratase, whose product is MLKFLSVRVEDHIAVATLNNAPANAMSSQVMHDVTELIDQVEKDDNIRVVVIHGEGRFFSAGADIKEFTSVTEAKQATELAQLGQVTFERVEKCSKPVIAAIHGAAMGGGLEFVMSCHMRFATESAKLGLPELTLGLIPGFAGTQRLPRYVGKAKACEMMLTSTPITGAEALKWGLVNGLFSEESLLDDTLKVAKQIAGKSPATTRAVLELLQTTKSSHYYEGVQRESQIFGEVFTSEDGREGVAAFLEKRKPSFSGR
- a CDS encoding TetR/AcrR family transcriptional regulator, whose amino-acid sequence is MKKNRPKYNQIIDAAVIVIAENGYHQAQVSKIAKQAGVADGTIYLYFKNKEDILISLFQEKMGEFVETIRQKTAGIESAVSKLFMLVETHFLLLSQNDPLAIVTQLELRQSNQDLRLKINEVLKGYLQVMDEILETGIKQGEFQADLNVRVARQMIFGTVDEVVTNWVMSDHKYDLVALSKTVHGLLIAACGYRQ